A region of Nerophis lumbriciformis linkage group LG26, RoL_Nlum_v2.1, whole genome shotgun sequence DNA encodes the following proteins:
- the LOC140679858 gene encoding uncharacterized protein → MAKEGPQPSHFKEEDAALQTLHIKKEEEYPLTPHIKEEEEEHSISQEGEHLEGLEEVDVTKMPVTGVPVKSEGDEVKGESEEKREAEPPSSSSTQHMTTEADGDHCGGSQADKLLAPLSDSEDTTSHSPDTDDEDSKDDKTCHTDNTHFTCSHCDKTFKYRSHLKRHMRTHTGEKPFTCSVCCKGFAQQNVLKEHMQIHKGEKPFSCSVCGKGLARRQCLKAHMRTHTGEKPFSCSICGKEFGRKNVLNLHMRNHTGEKTFSCSVCGKGFVQRYYLKVHLRTHTGEKPFSCSVCGKRFGRKNVLNLHTKTHTGKKPFSCSVCAKCFVQRSDLKVHMRTHTGEKRFSCSECGTCFKRSGNLIAHVRKHTGEKPFSCSECGKSFGQSRELKAHMREHTLEKNYSCAQFVVKASPRKQV, encoded by the coding sequence ATGGCGAAGGAGGGGCCACAGCCCTCCCACTTTAAGGAGGAAGATGCAGCACTACAGACCCtgcacattaaaaaggaagaggagtacccactgacccctcacattaaagaggaagaggaggaacacagcatcagtcaggagggagagcatcttgaaggactggaggaggttgatgtcaccaagatgccagtgactggtgtccctgtgaagagtgaaggtgatgaggtcaaaggtgagagtgaggagaagagagaggcggagcctccaagcagcagctcaactcaacacatgacaacagaagctgatggagaccactgtggaggatcacaagcagacaagctcttagctccactatcagatagtgaggacacaacgtcacactctcctgacactgatgatgaagactctaaagatgataagacatgtcacactgacaacacacacttcacatgCTCTCACTGCGACAAAACCTTTAAATACCGGAGTcatctgaaaagacacatgagaacacacactggagaaaaacctttcacctGCTCAGTTTGTTGTAAAGGTTTTGcacaacaaaatgtgttgaaAGAACATATGCAAATACACaaaggagaaaaacctttttcctgctcagtatGTGGTAAAGGTTTGGCACGAAGACAGTGTttgaaagcacacatgagaacacacaccggagaaaaacctttttcttgttcaatctgcggtaaagaatTCGGACGAAAAAACGTGTTGAATTTACACATGAGAAaccacactggagaaaaaacgtTTTCCTGTTCAGTATGCGGTAAAGGTTTCGTACAAAGATATTATCTGAAAGTAcacttgagaacacacactggcgaaaaacctttttcctgttcagtaTGCGGTAAAAGATTTGGCCGCAAAAATGTGTTGAATTTACACACGAAAACACACACTGGAAAAAAGCCTTTTTCATGTTCAGTATGTGCTAAATGTTTTGTTCAAAGAAGTGatctgaaagtacacatgagaacacacactggagaaaaacgtttttcctgctcagaatgtggtacaTGTTTTAAACGAAGTGGTAATCTGATAGCACACGTGAGAaaacacacgggagaaaaacctttttcatgttcagaatgtggtaaaagttttggacAAAGTCGTGAGTTGAAAGCCCACAtgagagaacacacactggagaaaaactatTCATGTGCTCAATTTGTAGTAAAAGCTTCACCCAGAAAACAAGTGTGA